The Geminocystis sp. NIES-3708 genomic sequence ATTCATTTCCAGTAACTGTTTAATTCTTTTTATTTGCTCGTCTATCATGTTATAACTATAAGCTAATCCAAAATGAGTTCCACCTCGAAAAGTGTCTGCTAAAAATTTGCTGTTTGCCGCACTATAATCATTCCATGCCAATTGTGATTTTTCCAATAATTCTTGGGCTTCACTATCTAAAGATAAATTCATCTGTGTTATTATTTCATCCATTCTATTATTTAAGATATTGATAGCTTCATCGGCTTTTATTTTCATCCCGAAGTTAGTTTGCTCAGTTTCAATAAAACTATTCCAATCTCTATTTTCTGGGGTGACGGATTGGGCGAAAGAATGGTTAATAGGATATATCATCAAGAAAGCTATCACAAATAAAGTCATGGACATTAACTTTAATAAATAGTCACTTTTTTTATAACTATCAACTTTTAGATTTGCAATCATAATTTTGTCAATAAAATATGGGGTAATTTTTTAAGGAGCAAGAATCATTGACAAAAATCTATAATTATTAATTCTTTAATTGTTAATTGTCAATTATTAATTATTGATTATTAATTATTTTTTATCTTCGCCAAGAAACTTTTGGCAATACTTGCTCTAAATCAACTCGATTTTGATATTTAGTGGCAAAGTTAAGTAAAGAATCAAGGAGAGAATCAGATAAATAATGAGGTTGCAATCCTAAATCCAATAATTTGGTATTTTTAGCGTTAAAGTAGTGTTCTTCTAACTCAACACGGGGATTTTCAAGGTTATTAACTTCTACTTTTAAGCCGATGGTTTCTCCAGCTTTTTGTACCATATGAGCTAAATCATTGATACTAAATAACTCGGTAAACTGGTTAAATACTCTGAATTTTCCTGCTTCTGCTGGATTAGCGATGGCAAGTTCCATACAGCGTACAGTATCTCGAATATCTAGTAAAGCACGAGTTTGACCACCACTTCCATAAACTGTTAGAGGATGACCAATTGCAGCTTGAATACAAAAACGATTCAATGCAGTGCCAAAAACACCATCATAATCAAGGCGGTTTATTAGTAACTCATCCATGCCAGTCTCTTCAGTTAAAACACCATAAACAATACCTTGGTTTAAGTCAGTGGCACGAATACCCCAAACTTTACAAGCAAAATGAATATTATGACTGTCATGAACTTTACTTAAATGATAAAAGCTACCGGGTTGTTTAGGGTAGGGTAAAATATCCTTACGCCCGTTATGCTCAATTTCGATATAACCTTCTTCAATATCAATATTGGGAGTGCCATATTCTCCCATTGTGCCTAATTTGACGAGGTGAGAATCAGGAAATTCTTCTTTCATAGCATAGAGAATATTTAATGTCCCGACAACATTATTTACTTGAGTAAATACAGCGTGTTCTCTATCAATCATAGAATAAGGTGCACTGCGTTGTTCTCCAAAATGTACAATAGATTCAGGCTCAAATTTACGAAATGCCTTGACTAAAAAATCGTAATTAGTAATATCACCAATAAATAATTCAATTTTTTTTCCAGTTAACTCATACCAACGCTGAATACGTTTTTGAATAGAAGCAATGGGGGTTAAAGTTTGTGAACCTAATTTGTCATCCCAGTGACGACGGGCTAAACTGTCGAGAATAGCTACTTCATAACCTTTATTTGAAAGATGTAATGCAGTTGCCCAACCGCAATAACCATCTCCACCTATTACTAATGTTTTCATCTTGAATATGTTTTTATATATTGAGTATTGAGGTTAATTTACCAATTATCGGACAAAAAAGATCACTTTAAACTATAAAAATTTTTTTTTATTTGGATAATATAATAGATGTGATTTTTAAAACATTTTTAATTTTAATTGAAATATTTTTTGATGCGAATTGTTTCTGACAATGACCTTCGATAAATAATTTCTATTATAGAATTAAATGTATTCAAATAATGGCTATTAAATTTTAAGTATTAAGACTAAAAAAATAGATTATGAATATTAATTGGAATGCTTTAATTGTAAATTATCAGCAGAGAAATAATTATAAATTAGCAGAAAAAAAAAGAAATTATAATTATAAAAATATATTAAATTATGTGCCTATTTTTCCCGATGATTTAATTTTAAGAGATTATCAAAAAGAAGCAGTTTTAAATTGGTTGAAAAATCATGGTAGAGGCACATTAAAAATGGCAACAGGTAGTGGAAAAACTATCACAGCTTTAGCTATTACCACAGAATTATATCAGCAGATAAATTTACAAATTTTGTTAGTAATTTGTCCTTTTCGTCATCTGGTTTTACAGTGGGAAGAAGAAACAAAAAAATTTAATTTAGAACCGATTTTAGCTTTTGAAAGTATTAATAATTGGCAAAGTGAGCTTTCAAGACAACTTTATCGTATTCAAAATAATCAACAAAAATTTTTAACGATAATTACTACTAATTCTACTTTTATGAGTGATGGTTTTCAATCTCAGATATTATTTTTTCCTGAAAAAACTTTAATAGTTGGTGATGAAGCTCATAATTTAGGATCACCTCGTTTATTATCTTCTTTACCAGCTACAATTGGTTTAAGATTAGCATTATCAGCAACTCCTGAAAGATATTTTGATGATGATGGTACAGACTTTTTAATTAATTATTTTGGGAAGGTTTTACCTCCAGAATTTACTTTAGCAAATGCCATCAAAAAACAAGCTTTAGTTAAATATAATTATCATCCAATTTTAGTACAATTAACAGATATTGAGGTATTACATTATGCTAAATTAACTAAAAAAATTGGTTGGGAATTATCAAAAAATAATAATCTTGAAAATAATCATAATCTTAAAGCATTATTAATCAGAAGATCACGTTTAATTGCTACGGCTAGTAATAAATTAGTTGCCTTGAAAAAATTAATGTCAGCTAGATTAAATATGAAGGCTACTTTATTTTATTGCGGAGATGGTTATATAAATAAAAATGAGCGTCAATTGGAAGCAGTAACAAGAATTTTAGGTAAAGAATTAAATTATCGAGTCAATACCTATACATCAGAAACATCTTTAGAAGATCGAGAAAAAATAAAAAAACAGCTGATATCAGGAGAATTACAGGGATTAGTGGCAATTCGTTGTTTAGATGAAGGTATCGACATTCCGATGATTGAAAATGCGGTAATTTTGGCAAGTAGTAGTAATCCTCGACAATTTATTCAACGACGAGGAAGAATTTTGCGCCCCCATGACGGGAAAAAAGAGGCAACTTTATTTGATATGATTGTAATACCGCCAGTGTTAGAACGAGATATTTGGGAAATTGAGCGTAGTTTATTGAAAAAAGAGTTAAAAAGATTTATGGAGTTTGCTAGTTTAGCAAATAATGCAGAAGAAGCCATAGAAATTCTAGCAATTTTACAAACAGAATTTAGTATAGAGAAGAGTTAGAAGAATTTGACTCTTCTCTATAAATCTGTTATATATTTTTGCATTCCTAAAAAAATTAGGTTAACATCTACCGTAATTTTATCACTAAGATCGGGCACAACAGCTTTTAAATATTGAAATAATAATGACGCATCCCCACCAGTTAA encodes the following:
- a CDS encoding NAD-dependent epimerase/dehydratase family protein, whose translation is MKTLVIGGDGYCGWATALHLSNKGYEVAILDSLARRHWDDKLGSQTLTPIASIQKRIQRWYELTGKKIELFIGDITNYDFLVKAFRKFEPESIVHFGEQRSAPYSMIDREHAVFTQVNNVVGTLNILYAMKEEFPDSHLVKLGTMGEYGTPNIDIEEGYIEIEHNGRKDILPYPKQPGSFYHLSKVHDSHNIHFACKVWGIRATDLNQGIVYGVLTEETGMDELLINRLDYDGVFGTALNRFCIQAAIGHPLTVYGSGGQTRALLDIRDTVRCMELAIANPAEAGKFRVFNQFTELFSINDLAHMVQKAGETIGLKVEVNNLENPRVELEEHYFNAKNTKLLDLGLQPHYLSDSLLDSLLNFATKYQNRVDLEQVLPKVSWRR
- a CDS encoding lysozyme inhibitor LprI family protein, producing MIANLKVDSYKKSDYLLKLMSMTLFVIAFLMIYPINHSFAQSVTPENRDWNSFIETEQTNFGMKIKADEAINILNNRMDEIITQMNLSLDSEAQELLEKSQLAWNDYSAANSKFLADTFRGGTHFGLAYSYNMIDEQIKRIKQLLEMNKYRNNI
- a CDS encoding DNA phosphorothioation system restriction enzyme; this encodes MNINWNALIVNYQQRNNYKLAEKKRNYNYKNILNYVPIFPDDLILRDYQKEAVLNWLKNHGRGTLKMATGSGKTITALAITTELYQQINLQILLVICPFRHLVLQWEEETKKFNLEPILAFESINNWQSELSRQLYRIQNNQQKFLTIITTNSTFMSDGFQSQILFFPEKTLIVGDEAHNLGSPRLLSSLPATIGLRLALSATPERYFDDDGTDFLINYFGKVLPPEFTLANAIKKQALVKYNYHPILVQLTDIEVLHYAKLTKKIGWELSKNNNLENNHNLKALLIRRSRLIATASNKLVALKKLMSARLNMKATLFYCGDGYINKNERQLEAVTRILGKELNYRVNTYTSETSLEDREKIKKQLISGELQGLVAIRCLDEGIDIPMIENAVILASSSNPRQFIQRRGRILRPHDGKKEATLFDMIVIPPVLERDIWEIERSLLKKELKRFMEFASLANNAEEAIEILAILQTEFSIEKS